The genomic region TTCGGCTGTGGACGAAACGACGTCTACCGACCTGTCGAGCAAAGTACACCGTGCCTGGATCGACATCAAAGCCGCAGTGACGGGCAAAAACCGGGATACGATCCTCAGCTCCGTCGAGTTTGGCGAAAACGCCGCCGTAGAGGCCTACGAAGACGCACTGGACGATGAAGATCTGCCCGCGCACATCAAAACGCTGCTGGAAAGTCATCTTTCCAAACTGCGTGCTTCGCACGACCAGATGGCGAGCCTGCGGCACTAATCGTTGCCGGTTGTCTGTTTTCGGTTTTCCGTTGCTTGACTGAAGCAGGCAGCTTACTTTCGCGCAGCAACAGAAAACCGAAAACAGACAACTGAAAACGGATATGTCCAACGAAGACATTAACGACGTCCTGAGTGACCTCGTCCTGATTAACAACGACCGCATCCAGGGCTACGAGCGGGCTGCCCATGACATTGAAGACCCGCAGCTGGCCGACCTCTTCCGCAACCTCACCTCCCTGAGCCGCCGGTTCCGCTCGGACCTGGCCGACGTCATTGTCCGCTCGCACGGCACCGTTCCCGACACCTCCGAAACCAGCTCGGGCAGCAACTGGCACCGCGCCTGGATTGATATCAAGGCCTTTTTTACGGGAAAAGACCGCAACGCCATTCTTGATTCCTGTGTCTTCGGCGAAGACGCCGCCATCGCGGAGTACGAAGAAGTCCTCAAGCAGGAACACCTCCCCGCCTACATCCGCGATACGCTGACCCACCACCTGAGCGAACTCCGCCAAACCCGCGAACAGGTAGCCAGGATGAGGGAAATTAGTTAAGAGTTAAGAATTAAGAGTTAAAAGTAGGCTTCGCTGAGCCAGGACCTGAATGAGCGGAGCCTACTTTTAACTCTTAACTTTTAACTCTTAACTCTTAACTGACTTCCGTCCGGTCAGGGTGGCGACGCTTTCCAGGGCGCTGGACAGTTCGTGGAGGCGTGTTTTGAGGGATTCGTCGTCGGTTTCTTCGGCACCCTGACGGGCCAGTTTGGCCAGGGAATGCGCCGACTCGCCGATGGCCGCCGGGCGACCTTCCGCCAATGCGTGTTTCAACTGTTCCAGTTCGTCGGCAATGTTGTCTTCCAGCAGATGCCCGGCCCCCAGGGCGCGGACCCACTGGTCGATGAAACTGTTTGCCATCGGCAGCAGATGCCGGGGGTCGTTGCTCAATTCACGAACGGTGATGTCCAGCAGTTGGCTGGCGTTATGCGCCTGGGTCATAGGGATGTCAATTTTTTAGAGGAAAAGTTAAAAATTATTTTCAGACAAGAACGCTAACCCGAAAACAACCTCCTGAAAGGTCCGTTTCAAGGCGTGCCGTCGGGCAGGGCTTTTCCGTTGACCAGTGGCACGGACACAACGAATTTGCCTTCCCGTTCCCCGACCCGGATCGGTTCCCTTGTCAGAAATTGGTAGAGTGCTTTCAGATTTTTCAGGCCCTGCTGGTTAGAGGTTTCCACGTTCTGCTTCTGCTGGAGGCCATTTTCAACCGTCAGATGGTGATCGGCCGTATACACCCGAATATGCAGCGGATGGGCGGCATTGGCGGTGTTGTGTTTGAGCGCATTCTCCACCAGACTCTGAATCGTGAGCGGAACAATCTGTTTGTCGGCGTCTTCATCCGTGATGTTCACCTCAATCTGGAGCGACCCGTTGAAGCGGGTTTTCAGCAGAAAAATGTAGTTTTTGACAAAGTCCAGTTCCGTACTGAGGCTGACGAGGTCTTTGTCCTTGTGTTGCAGCACGTACCGGAACACCTTGGACAACTGCCGCAGAAACTGCGAAGCCAGCTCCGGATTTTCATGAATCAGCCCGTCGAGGGACGACAGGCTGTTGAACAGAAAATGCGGATTCAGCTGGTTTTTGAGGTTATCAAACTGCACCTGCGCCTTTTCCTGCTCCAGCCGGGCGGCCCGCACGGCATCCTCTTTCCAGCGGATCAGGAAGTGCTCGGCAATCAGGGCGGCATTGATCAGAAAAATGGCAAACAGAACCACCAGGACCAGCAGCACCAGCGTCGGACGGGTCAGATGGGCCTCAATGCCCGGAAGAAGGGGCAACACAATCAGATTGCCGAGTCCGAACAGAATCGTCGCAAACACTTTACTGACAGAAATCTGAATAAACAGCCGCCACCAAAGGTGTTTTTCCAGTGGCAGCCACCGGTTCAGGGTGCGATGAATAACTTCCGTCACGCCCCATCCGACCAGGATCATGCCGGTGGTGGCCGTGAAATCAAGGAGGTGCCAGCCCCAGTCTACCTCCGGCAGGGCCACTTCGCGGACGATCACCAGCCCGAAGGAGAAGGTCAGAAAGACCGCCAGAAAAATCTTGTTGCGAAGGGTCCAGAACGCTTTCATGCTTAACTCGAATGGCCGGACGGCACATATTGCCCGGCGGCGTGGGTGCTGATGATTTCTCCGTCGCTCATTTCAATCACCCGGTCGCTGCCCGCCGCAAAGTCCGGGTCGTGAGTCACGGCGATGATGGTCTGGTGATTCTCTTTTGCAATTTCGCGGAAAATATCGAATACAATCTGCGTGTTGGTCTTGTCGAGGTTGCCGGTTGGTTCGTCGCCCATCACGATGGTCGGGTCGTTGATGAGCGCCCGCGCGATGGCCACCCGCTGCTGCTGTCCGCCCGAGAGCTTTCCCGAAGGTTTCTGCGCAAAATCGCCAAGTCCGATCCGTCGCAGTTTCTCGTACGCCCGGTGCTCCACCTCCTGCCGCGAGTACCGGCCCAGCTTCAGCCCCGGCAGCATCACGTTCTGCAAAGCCGTAAATTCGGGCAGCAGGAAATGAAACTGGAAGACAAAACCGAGGTGCTCGTTGCGGAACCGCGACAGGTAATCCTGCGAGCGGCCCGTCAGCGGATCACCGCCGATTTCGAGCGTGCCTTCGTACTCCGTGTCCATGGTCGAAAGCAGGTACAGCAGCGTCGATTTGCCGCAGCCCGACTTGCCCACAATGGTCAGAAACTCCCCTTTCTGCGCTTCAAACGAAACGTTCTTCAGCACCTGAAACTTTTCGGGGTCGTAGAAATATTTGGTGAGGCCGGAAGCCTTTAATACCGGAGTCATATCGTCTTGAACTGGGATTTATACTGATTTGATTGATTTACAGGAGGAGCCGGTCACTCCGCTCAGGCATTCTGTATTCTTCCGTCCAGACTAGTCATAGTGAATCATTATAATCACCGTAAATCAAAGTTCATGACAATTACCCCCGCAGAATCGCCACCGGATCGACAGCCGACGCTTTTTTGGACGGAAAATAGCCCGCCAGCACGGTGGTCGTCACGCCGAACACCAGCCCCATGACGTAGTATTTCGGATCAAACAGGACTGGGAACGTCTTCAGGCTCATAAAATCCCCGGCATCGAACGGCGTGATGGACAGCAGATAACTCAGTCCGAAGCCAATCAGCAGGCCCAGCACCCCACCCATGAGTCCGATGATGATCGCCTGCAGCAGAAAGATGCCGACAATATCACTTCCCTGAAAACCCGTGGCTTTCAGAATCGCGATGTCCTTGATCTTGTTGATGACGTTCATGTTCATGATGTTATAAATCCCGAACCCGGCCACCACGAGCAAGGTCAGCGAAACCACAAATGTCATCACGTTCCGGATTTTTTCGCCCGCCAGAATGGCCGTGTTGGCCGTCGCCCAGTCTTCGGTGTAGTACCCGTACAACCGGTGCAGCTGCCGGCTGTAAGTCAGCGCCTCCAGCGGGTCTTTCATCTTGACGTGCACGTCGGTGATGTAGCTTTTGTCTTTGCCGAGCATCTCCTGAACGGTGGCGATGCTGGCGTAGCTTTTGATGTTATCGACGGTGCCGATTCCGAAACTGAACGTTCCGACCACGCGCAGAATCAGTGTCCCGCCCGTCGGGGTTGTTACGCTCACCTTGTCGCCCGCCCGGACGTTCAGCTTCCGGGCCAGGACGCTGCCCATGATGAGGCCGTTGGGATTGGTTTGCAGCGCGGTGAGGCTGCCGGACTTGAGGCGGGGTTTGAGGTCGTACAGCCGGTCTTCCCGCTCGATGTCCACTCCCGCCACGGTGCCCGAAATCTGAATCGGACCGTTGTTGTAGAAAACCTGCGTGCTGACCTGCGGCGAAACGCCCAGCACCTGCGGGTCCGCTTCAATCCGCCGGGCGATCAGCAGGCCGTTCTTGAGCTTCGCCGACTGGTCTTTGGGCTTCTGGTGGTACACGACGTTGAACTGCCCGTCGCCGGGACGCAGTTCATCCAGCAGGGTCGGGCGCTGGGTGTTTACTTCGTTGTACATCCGGACGTGCGGGCTGGCATCCAGCGCCGAGTCTTCCAGAAACTGGTTGACTCCCTGCATGAACGAGATCATCGTAATGAACATCGCAATCCCGAAGGTCACGCCCAGCATCGCCACCAGCGTCTGGCGCTTTCGGGCCAGCAGGTGCGTCCGGGCAATCTGGGAGGTTAGTCGAAAGTCCATATC from Tellurirhabdus rosea harbors:
- a CDS encoding sensor histidine kinase; the protein is MKAFWTLRNKIFLAVFLTFSFGLVIVREVALPEVDWGWHLLDFTATTGMILVGWGVTEVIHRTLNRWLPLEKHLWWRLFIQISVSKVFATILFGLGNLIVLPLLPGIEAHLTRPTLVLLVLVVLFAIFLINAALIAEHFLIRWKEDAVRAARLEQEKAQVQFDNLKNQLNPHFLFNSLSSLDGLIHENPELASQFLRQLSKVFRYVLQHKDKDLVSLSTELDFVKNYIFLLKTRFNGSLQIEVNITDEDADKQIVPLTIQSLVENALKHNTANAAHPLHIRVYTADHHLTVENGLQQKQNVETSNQQGLKNLKALYQFLTREPIRVGEREGKFVVSVPLVNGKALPDGTP
- a CDS encoding ABC transporter permease, whose amino-acid sequence is MDFRLTSQIARTHLLARKRQTLVAMLGVTFGIAMFITMISFMQGVNQFLEDSALDASPHVRMYNEVNTQRPTLLDELRPGDGQFNVVYHQKPKDQSAKLKNGLLIARRIEADPQVLGVSPQVSTQVFYNNGPIQISGTVAGVDIEREDRLYDLKPRLKSGSLTALQTNPNGLIMGSVLARKLNVRAGDKVSVTTPTGGTLILRVVGTFSFGIGTVDNIKSYASIATVQEMLGKDKSYITDVHVKMKDPLEALTYSRQLHRLYGYYTEDWATANTAILAGEKIRNVMTFVVSLTLLVVAGFGIYNIMNMNVINKIKDIAILKATGFQGSDIVGIFLLQAIIIGLMGGVLGLLIGFGLSYLLSITPFDAGDFMSLKTFPVLFDPKYYVMGLVFGVTTTVLAGYFPSKKASAVDPVAILRG
- a CDS encoding ferritin-like domain-containing protein produces the protein MSNEDINDVLSDLVLINNDRIQGYERAAHDIEDPQLADLFRNLTSLSRRFRSDLADVIVRSHGTVPDTSETSSGSNWHRAWIDIKAFFTGKDRNAILDSCVFGEDAAIAEYEEVLKQEHLPAYIRDTLTHHLSELRQTREQVARMREIS
- a CDS encoding ABC transporter ATP-binding protein, translated to MTPVLKASGLTKYFYDPEKFQVLKNVSFEAQKGEFLTIVGKSGCGKSTLLYLLSTMDTEYEGTLEIGGDPLTGRSQDYLSRFRNEHLGFVFQFHFLLPEFTALQNVMLPGLKLGRYSRQEVEHRAYEKLRRIGLGDFAQKPSGKLSGGQQQRVAIARALINDPTIVMGDEPTGNLDKTNTQIVFDIFREIAKENHQTIIAVTHDPDFAAGSDRVIEMSDGEIISTHAAGQYVPSGHSS
- a CDS encoding ferritin-like domain-containing protein codes for the protein MDNEELVETLNDLVRINNDRIQGFKKSIEDNEDAQLNDLFRHMMVQSQQFRSELADHIVRLDGSAVDETTSTDLSSKVHRAWIDIKAAVTGKNRDTILSSVEFGENAAVEAYEDALDDEDLPAHIKTLLESHLSKLRASHDQMASLRH